Genomic window (Primulina eburnea isolate SZY01 chromosome 8, ASM2296580v1, whole genome shotgun sequence):
ATCTTGGATAACTAGTGGTCACGCTCCATCAATATTATGACATGTacaaaatctatatatatatatatatatacacacacacacacacacatacatacactgatacacatatattatatgtagTACATTTAAGCCATCTCCATTGATAAAATATCGAAGgcaaattatttgaatttcGTACTAGAATATTAGAtcgattaaatttatatatatatatatatatatatatatatatatatatatatcgagaATTTGTAAGTACATACAAAGATAGCTAGCTagtattattataatatttccaatacaaaaatttaaatatttctcTGTGAATCCCCCATTTCTAAGCAACACAGCCCCACACAACCATCATTTTTATAATCAATCAAGCCTCTGCTCTCCCATCCCATAATATGACATATCTCCCGTTTGTACCGCGTTTACTCACTTTATATTTCCACCATCACTCCGATCCTTCACATCAATACGGTTGAGAGACAAATCAATTCAATGAGAAAACCAGCAGAAAAGAATAATAACAATGGCCCGAAGCTGAGGAAGGGGCTGTGGTCGCCTGAAGAAGACGACAAGTTGATGAGATATATGCTGACGAGCGGGCAGGGGTGCTGGAGCGATGTGGCCAGAAACTCCGGCCTCCTGCGCTGCGGCAAGAGCTGCCGCCTCCGCTGGATCAATTATTTGAGGCCCGATTTGAAGCGTGGGGCCTTCTCGCCGCAGGAGGAGGGCCTTATTATTCAACTGCATTCTCTACTCGGCAACAGGTATTCTGTTCTTCTTATCATTTTATATATAGACAGATCGTACATGCAAAAGATTATTCCTCATTTctgcattatatatatatatatatatatatatatatatatatatatgtaatttatCGTGTTTCTTCCATTTACttaaataaaaatcacaaactttattatgatgaaataaatatatatgataCTGATTACTTAATTAAAGTTTCAAGAATGTATGTCTTTTCATGCCTAGGTCGTGCGTCAAAGTCCATTTACAATAATACCGTTATAACATATTAGACGATGGTCAATAACACCTACTTTTTTTGTGGAGAAAAAAACTTATtcctaaaaaataaatttatacaCACATTACATAAATAATTAGTGGGTACTAATTAGTTGTTGGTAATCTGCAGATGGTCTCAGATAGCATCACGGTTGCCTGGTCGTACTGATAACGAAATAAAAAACTTTTGGAATTCTACGATAAAGAAAAGGCTTAAGATTTCAAACTCTACAACATCCCCGGACACTGGCATCATGACCATGCAAGAACATTGTGTTGGCATGTTCATGGATTCGTCATCATCAGCGCCGACCATACATTCCATTGCTCCAACGAACACCGCATTTATGGATACTTTTTGTACCCTTGATCACATGTTGAACGAGGGGTTGCACTTTGATGTAGAAGAAGCTTGTGATCTTGGACAAACACAAGCCAAGATCGGTGAGGGATATGAGATATTTGGTGGAGAAGTTATTGGCTACGTACCTATTTGATGTTCCACCTTTAGGGAGCGTAGATTATACGAGGAAATGTTTGAAAATGGAAAATTTAGAAGAATTTAGAAGTGAAAATGATGATAATCATGGACAACTTGTTAATAGTGCGAACAACATAGCAGACCAATGTTGTAAAATTAGTAAAGTAGAAAAGATGGGAGGGTTGGAGGCTTATTGGCAAGAAGAAGAAATATTGAGAGTGGAGGAATTGATGAGAGATGATTCGACTTCCCTTGCTTTTCTTGACTTGCAATTTTAATAAACTTTTTGCCCTTTGCCATATACAAACATGTATATCTTTTCCTAGCtatattcataaaaatcatcTTATTGCTTTTAATCTATAATTTCTTTAAAAAGTATACAGACTAATATTTGTGTTCACTTGTTAAGATGTGAATATCAGATATGTGGATGTTAGAGAAATCTAGTGTTATTTGTAATTGCAAAGTGTATGGGATTTATTTTTATCATATATATACGgtcaaaaatattaatctcGATCGTGTTCTCTTCATTAAATGAATGCTAGCTATTTAAGATGATTTCTGATCATAATAAGTACCCATGTTGATGTCATATATAATTAACGAAGCCATTTAAGATTTGATGGGCTTAATTATTCAAAATCATGAGAAAGAGTACAAAGTCATGAGCATGCTCAATCAGACTTCCTAATTACGTCAATTATTGGTTCATTAGATGAATGCTATTTAATTTCATGCAATAACGTAACATTATTTGATATTATCATTTATTGATTTGAATATGATGAGTATCAATTAAGGAACATTTGCCACCAACATGTTCATGTTTCATTGTGTCATCTTTCTCGTTTGAGAAAAATGTTTGCCGTGCAAAATTAGTtactataaatatatttttcctaaaaaaattcatttaaattcaatatttaattgACAAACAAAGACACTAATTTTCTAGTATTTATCCTCGATAAATACCCGTAGGCACGAGGCATCGAGATGAAAAAAGAATTGATTCTGTGGAATAAAtatgtattccctttttcatgCTTCAACAGTACTAAACTTGATACCTCGGCCGGAGATGGGTCCGACCCACTCTCAAAAGCCCAAAGAGAGAAGCCTCAAAGGAATTCAGAAAAGCATCAAAGGTTATCTTCATGAAAGAGCTCGTCAGGATATCACCTCATTCACGCGAAGCTCGTGGGATTGTCTCGGTCGAGCTCCCGACAGGGTCCAGGCTATAGATGGGCTCCTACTTAAGAGAGATCATACTCAAATATTAACAGGCAGCCCACAGAAATAAAGTCCAAGAAGTTAAAACTCCACAAATGTTTAATCTAATCTTGTCCTAGACCTGTCAAATCAACATTTTAtttttctcctataaataccaggttccattcattatttattcattcatatATTCACACACTCTACACACACAGTATTCTCTCTATTTTCTATTCTCTGAACAACCTTCAGACCCCTTCTAACGTTCTTGTTTGTGTTTTTGAGCTCGTTAAGTGAATATCCGACCTCCCAACTACAATCCTGGTTTTCAGCAACATTCATACGATACATCTCCAattcaatttttataaatcacGCATTTTTGTCccgttttattttgataatgctAAAATTTGTTTTTACTTTCAAAATAACATAATGAATTATTTAGCTGGTAAGACCAAGTCCGAAGCGTTTATCAAGAAATAagactattttttttaattaaaattaggtcaatatcattttattgatccaaaaataagagttttatttTTGTGGAGAATCAAATGTTTATAATTCAACTTTACGTCACTCAACACTTCAAGAAAATTGCCACCTGCAAAGTGGGTAAGAAATTCTCATGTATTGTGGAACCCACTCCCCTGGCCTCGTTGGCTAATGAAAACT
Coding sequences:
- the LOC140838100 gene encoding transcription factor MYB83-like produces the protein MRKPAEKNNNNGPKLRKGLWSPEEDDKLMRYMLTSGQGCWSDVARNSGLLRCGKSCRLRWINYLRPDLKRGAFSPQEEGLIIQLHSLLGNRWSQIASRLPGRTDNEIKNFWNSTIKKRLKISNSTTSPDTGIMTMQEHCVGMFMDSSSSAPTIHSIAPTNTAFMDTFCTLDHMLNEGLHFDVEEACDLGQTQAKIGEGYEIFGGEVIGYVPI